The following are from one region of the Nostoc cf. commune SO-36 genome:
- a CDS encoding calcium-binding protein, with protein MTVYATSNGITGITSTFNATTKIGSITSGTRLISYKNIEQLNISGTSYNDSIVGNNGNDTLYGGHGTDTLRGGSGDDILTGGNGNDRLYGGGGTDTFAFNSPNEGIDTIYDFNPTNELIRVSPGYYNFGGGLSVGVLSASQFTIGASATTSAQRFIYNSTTGALFFDQDGSTTDFNQVQFAVLTAGLSLTNNNFVVGYNY; from the coding sequence TTGACCGTCTATGCCACTTCCAATGGGATCACGGGAATAACTTCGACTTTCAATGCTACTACTAAGATTGGCTCAATTACCAGTGGCACGAGACTGATTAGCTATAAAAATATCGAACAATTAAATATCTCAGGGACAAGCTACAATGATTCCATTGTGGGAAACAATGGTAATGATACCCTCTATGGAGGGCATGGTACTGATACCCTCAGAGGTGGTAGTGGCGATGATATCCTCACAGGTGGTAATGGTAACGATCGCCTTTATGGAGGAGGTGGTACTGATACCTTTGCTTTCAATAGTCCTAATGAAGGCATAGATACTATTTATGACTTCAACCCAACTAATGAACTGATTCGGGTGTCACCTGGCTACTATAATTTTGGTGGTGGCTTATCAGTGGGTGTACTTTCAGCTAGTCAGTTTACCATTGGAGCATCTGCAACCACGAGCGCTCAAAGATTCATTTATAACTCCACTACAGGTGCATTGTTCTTTGACCAAGATGGCAGTACAACTGACTTCAATCAAGTACAATTTGCTGTACTTACTGCTGGATTGTCATTAACCAACAACAATTTTGTGGTTGGTTACAACTATTAG
- a CDS encoding sensor histidine kinase yields MAPPHLTLSPELLAKAFPFHFAFSRNREIVQAGDVFGRICPEPLVGKLIEQHFQINRPKILVDFDAISKQSRALFILEFLHNGMHLKGQMMYQPEEEVIFFLGSPWITDTTSLAPLGIKLKDFAIHDPIVDFLFLLQAQNTALADAKKLTSELQQQRAQLRSALQIKENLAEIAEAQSKKLEKSLRELQQTQAQLVQAEKMSSLGQLVAGVAHEINNPVNFIYGNLKYAKDYTQCLLNLVHLYQKLYANPVPEIQEYTEKIELDFLLDDLPKILSSMQVGAERISEIVLSLRNFSRLDEAEKKRVDIHQGLDSTLLILQSRFKDSVDHPRIKVVKNYGDLPLVDCYAGQLNQVFMNILSNAIDALDNYDHKRAIAEIHANPNKITITTEIIETNCVIRIADNGSGITEAVKERLFDPFFTTKPVGKGTGLGLSISYQIVVEKHGGTLRCVSEPGQGTEFWIEIPLSMDKQVVNYVKSLSLIK; encoded by the coding sequence ATGGCTCCTCCTCACCTTACACTTTCGCCAGAGTTACTGGCGAAAGCTTTTCCCTTCCACTTTGCCTTTAGCCGTAATCGGGAAATTGTACAAGCTGGTGATGTTTTTGGGCGCATTTGTCCTGAACCATTAGTTGGTAAATTGATTGAGCAGCATTTCCAAATCAATCGTCCAAAAATTTTGGTCGATTTTGATGCTATTAGTAAACAGTCTCGTGCCCTGTTTATATTAGAGTTTCTCCACAATGGAATGCATCTCAAGGGTCAAATGATGTATCAACCAGAGGAGGAGGTGATATTTTTTTTAGGTTCTCCCTGGATTACAGATACAACTAGCCTCGCTCCTCTGGGTATTAAACTCAAAGACTTTGCAATTCACGACCCTATTGTTGATTTCCTGTTTCTCCTACAAGCTCAGAATACTGCTTTGGCTGATGCCAAAAAGTTAACAAGTGAACTGCAACAACAAAGGGCGCAACTACGGAGTGCGCTACAAATCAAGGAGAATTTAGCGGAAATTGCTGAGGCTCAGTCTAAAAAATTGGAAAAATCCCTCCGGGAGCTACAGCAAACTCAAGCTCAATTAGTCCAGGCTGAGAAAATGTCCAGTTTGGGGCAGTTAGTTGCAGGAGTTGCTCACGAAATTAACAATCCTGTTAACTTCATTTATGGAAATTTGAAATATGCAAAGGATTATACGCAGTGTTTGCTGAACCTTGTGCATCTTTACCAGAAATTGTATGCCAATCCTGTGCCAGAAATTCAAGAATACACTGAGAAAATTGAGTTAGATTTTTTATTAGATGATTTGCCAAAAATCCTAAGTTCGATGCAAGTAGGAGCCGAACGGATTTCTGAAATTGTCTTGTCTCTGCGGAATTTCTCTCGTCTTGATGAAGCTGAGAAGAAAAGAGTTGATATTCACCAAGGGCTGGATAGTACTTTGCTGATTTTACAGAGTCGCTTCAAGGATAGTGTCGATCATCCTAGGATCAAAGTAGTAAAAAATTATGGAGATTTACCTTTAGTAGATTGCTACGCTGGTCAACTCAATCAAGTATTCATGAATATTCTCAGTAATGCAATCGACGCGCTTGATAATTATGATCATAAACGCGCGATCGCAGAAATTCATGCTAATCCTAATAAAATTACAATTACTACGGAAATCATCGAAACGAACTGTGTAATCCGAATTGCTGATAATGGTTCTGGAATAACAGAAGCAGTTAAGGAACGACTGTTTGATCCATTTTTCACAACTAAGCCAGTCGGTAAGGGTACAGGATTGGGTTTATCAATTAGCTATCAGATTGTAGTTGAAAAACATGGGGGAACATTAAGATGTGTATCAGAACCTGGACAAGGAACTGAGTTCTGGATTGAAATTCCCCTATCTATGGACAAACAAGTAGTTAATTACGTGAAATCACTAAGTTTAATTAAATAA
- a CDS encoding heme NO-binding domain-containing protein — protein MYGLVNKAIQDMVCSRFGEDTWKKIKHKAEVDVDVFLSMEGYPDDITHNLVKAASIILSLSANEIMQAFGEFWVQYTSEEGYGELMDMSGDELPEFLENLDNLHARVGVSFPKLQPPSFECTDMEENSLSLHYRSDREGLTPMILGLVKGLGNRFDTEVHVTQTQSRDEGAEHDEFLVIYKPN, from the coding sequence ATGTACGGATTAGTGAACAAGGCGATTCAAGACATGGTGTGTAGTCGCTTTGGCGAAGATACTTGGAAAAAGATCAAGCACAAAGCAGAGGTGGATGTAGATGTTTTCCTTAGTATGGAAGGCTATCCCGATGACATCACCCACAATCTGGTAAAAGCTGCCAGTATCATTCTCAGTTTATCTGCCAATGAGATTATGCAAGCCTTTGGGGAATTCTGGGTTCAGTACACATCCGAAGAAGGCTATGGCGAATTGATGGATATGAGTGGAGATGAACTCCCTGAGTTTTTAGAAAACCTTGATAATCTTCATGCTCGTGTAGGAGTTAGTTTTCCCAAACTCCAACCCCCATCATTTGAGTGTACTGATATGGAGGAAAATTCTCTGAGCTTACATTATCGCTCTGATAGAGAAGGACTAACGCCAATGATTCTTGGACTAGTCAAGGGATTGGGAAACAGGTTTGATACAGAAGTTCATGTTACCCAAACCCAAAGTCGAGATGAGGGTGCTGAACATGATGAATTTTTAGTGATTTATAAACCAAATTGA
- a CDS encoding TenA family transcriptional regulator: MGQGNITQSHPELFRQFTRALGIHDETLSALPTAPETRALIETYLQMPHKYGYLAALGAVCYASEGIVSSLYTQLYKGIVGATPLPKESLIFFEVHIDVDDSHAAKLAAVIEPQITKNEEDIKIKLAIAEAMDARLQFFNGIQRQISNYSLYPDSWLPFDESL, translated from the coding sequence ATGGGACAGGGAAATATAACTCAGTCCCACCCAGAATTGTTTCGTCAATTTACCCGCGCACTGGGCATCCACGACGAAACTCTGTCAGCATTACCCACAGCACCGGAAACCCGCGCCCTTATTGAAACCTACTTGCAGATGCCACATAAGTACGGTTATTTAGCTGCACTCGGTGCGGTCTGTTATGCTTCCGAAGGAATTGTTAGCTCGCTGTACACGCAACTATACAAAGGAATTGTTGGCGCTACTCCTTTACCAAAAGAATCGTTGATCTTTTTTGAAGTCCATATTGATGTGGATGATAGTCATGCAGCGAAGCTAGCAGCAGTGATAGAACCTCAGATTACCAAGAATGAAGAAGATATCAAAATAAAGCTGGCTATTGCAGAAGCTATGGATGCCCGGCTTCAATTTTTTAACGGTATTCAGCGTCAAATCTCTAACTATAGCTTGTATCCTGATTCATGGCTGCCTTTTGATGAATCGCTGTAG
- a CDS encoding class I SAM-dependent methyltransferase — translation MLNVNHKNSTKNLYNRTASEWIRGEPTSLSDFTARPFVLELCEPVAGLRVLDIGCGEGYCSRELSRRGAAWVHGIDLSQGMVAAAKLQEIEDALGISYEVGCATNLKHFDDGEIDLVVAVFLFNYLTIAQTQECMAEVARILRPGGRFVFSVPHPSFPYMREAAYPFYFQVEGGGYFSKRDQQFPGRIWKRDGSWLNVQLIHKTPEDYFNALKIAGFNTMPTLQELRVTPEHIAIDESFFSPLFDQPLHLALQISR, via the coding sequence ATGTTAAATGTGAATCACAAAAACTCAACGAAAAACTTATACAATCGCACAGCATCAGAGTGGATTAGAGGAGAACCTACTTCCCTATCAGACTTTACAGCCCGCCCTTTTGTACTAGAGCTTTGTGAGCCTGTTGCTGGGTTACGAGTACTTGATATAGGTTGCGGTGAAGGTTATTGCAGCCGAGAATTAAGCCGACGTGGTGCTGCATGGGTACATGGAATAGACCTTTCCCAAGGCATGGTTGCAGCAGCAAAATTGCAAGAAATAGAAGATGCGTTAGGTATTAGCTATGAAGTAGGATGTGCTACCAATCTTAAGCACTTTGATGATGGTGAAATTGACTTAGTTGTTGCAGTATTTTTATTTAACTATTTAACAATTGCTCAGACCCAAGAATGCATGGCAGAAGTTGCACGTATTCTTCGTCCAGGCGGTCGATTTGTATTTAGCGTTCCCCATCCATCTTTTCCATATATGCGGGAGGCAGCATATCCGTTTTATTTTCAAGTTGAGGGTGGAGGCTACTTCAGCAAGCGAGATCAGCAGTTTCCTGGCCGTATTTGGAAACGAGATGGCTCTTGGCTAAATGTGCAATTGATTCACAAAACTCCTGAAGATTACTTTAATGCTCTTAAAATTGCTGGCTTCAATACGATGCCAACCTTACAGGAATTGCGTGTGACTCCAGAACATATCGCAATAGATGAATCATTTTTTAGCCCCTTATTTGACCAACCCCTCCATCTAGCCCTACAAATATCACGATGA